From a region of the Poecile atricapillus isolate bPoeAtr1 chromosome 4, bPoeAtr1.hap1, whole genome shotgun sequence genome:
- the MAP9 gene encoding microtubule-associated protein 9 produces MSGGGTADCGLQPFQDELQEAISDYATRKEKVEYSDDFESDEDGMLNDIGKEVAESNSDSASTERSVAGSPLLNDDASEKAVDLENEAADDLNLSFHEKRLQQIMVLEGESIQNDRKHDEEGCVEDQNEDNDRKNNEVLHDNSESNDLPINELHKKRNQEENQLKAKPRMHKKGNGSASDQDQKKTASTSELKLEDNGRQSPSVDSSDGMMKITEGQIITDTIQEVSVNDQSERGEAKNTSKSSVKKLSETKERVLQNPKASLPDRSTTFAHLKRKGKAVPSTSPVSSQYLGSLKVLEEKRMQMKSPEFNKVDNLRAAVYQNWLEKKNLLLLELKRSEKEKAETLRNNTEKKEALKREESIACYEAWKKKKEQEAKKLSEKKKLAELEEKKPEQTKEKTEAAQAAFKKWQERKVEYLREQSRKEKQSERMRKKIEEDLVAEKRKVSVSAVEKWNKKKEEYIKKKKVEKFLEKRKRAMQQAKKEEKREKAVEEYERWLENKMRREQLEKNRKKLQAVHGNEMSPPWRPPGKVTYSS; encoded by the exons ATGTCGGGGGGAGGCACCGCCGACTGCGGGCTGCAG CCGTTTCAGGATGAGCTACAGGAAGCAATTTCTGATTATgcaacaagaaaggaaaaagttgaaTATTCCGACGATTTTGAAAGTGATGAAGATGGCATGTTAAATg ATATTGGGAAAGAAGTTGCTGAAAGTAATTCAGATTCTGCAAGCACTGAGAGATCTGTTGCTGGAAGTCCTCTCTTGAATGATGATGCTTCAGAAAAAGCGGTAGATTTGGAAAATGAAGCTGCTGATGACTTGAATTTATCCTTTCATGAAAAGAGGCTTCAGCAGATAATGGTTTTAGAAGGTGAAAGCATACAGAATGACCGAAAACATGATGAAGAAGGATGTGTGGAAGATCAAAATGAGGataatgacagaaaaaataatgaagtacTGCATGATAATAGTGAAAGTAATGACTTGCCTATTAATGAGCTacataaaaagagaaatcaagAGGAAAACCAACTAAAAGCAAAGCCTCGGATGCACAAAAAAGGAAATGGTTCAGCATCag atCAAGATCAGAAGAAGACTGCCAGCACCAGTGAGTTGAAACTGGAGGACAATGGTAGGCAATCCCCTTCTGTTGACAGTTCAGATGGAATGATGAAAATAACAGAAGGGCAAATAATAACTGATACAATCCAGGAGGTATCAGTGAATGATCAGTCTGAGCGTGGAGAGGCGAAGAACACATCCAAGAGCTCTGTCAAG AAACTAAGTGAAACAAAGGAGAGAGTTCTACAAAACCCAAAGGCTTCTTTACCTGACAG GTCTACAACTTTTGCacatttaaagagaaaagggaaagctgTTCCATCAACTTCACCTGTTTCATCTCAGTATCTGGGATCATTAAAGGTGTTGGAGGAAAAACGCATGCAGATGAAAAGTCCAGAATTCAACAAAGTAGATAATTTAAGGGCAGCTGTTTATCAG AActggctggaaaagaaaaatctccttCTACTGGAATTAAAGAGAAGTGAAAAGGAGAAAGCTGAAACTCTTAGGAACAATACTGAAAAG AAAGAGGCACTTAAAAGAGAAGAATCAATTGCATGTTAtgaagcctggaaaaaaaagaaagagcaagaaGCAAAGAAGTTAAGcgaaaaaaaaaagcttgcgGAACTTGAGGAAAAGAAACCAGAACAGActaaggaaaaaacagaagcagcacaAGCG GCATTCAAAAaatggcaagaaagaaaagtggaATATTTAAGAGAgcaaagcaggaaggaaaaacagtCTGAAAGAATGAGGAAGAAGATAGAAGAGGACCTAGTTGCAGAGAAGAGGAAAGTCAGTGTATCAGCGGTTGAAAAATG gaataaaaagaaggaagaatatataaaaaagaagaaagtagaAAAATTCCTAGAGAAAAGAAAGCGAGCAATGCAACAggcaaagaaggaagaaaaaagagaaaaggctgTGGAGGAATATGAAAGATGGCTG gaaaacaaaatgaggaGAGAACAACTTGAGAAGAACCGAAAGAAGTTGCAGGCTGTCCATGGGAATGAAATGAGTCCTCCCTGGAGGCCACCTGGGAAAGTCACATATTCTA GCTAG